Proteins found in one Tsukamurella paurometabola DSM 20162 genomic segment:
- the carB gene encoding carbamoyl-phosphate synthase large subunit: MPRRTDIQHVLVIGSGPIVIGQACEFDYSGTQACRVLRAEGLRVSLVNSNPATIMTDPEFADSTYIEPINPEYIEKVIIAERDKGFPIDAVLATLGGQTALNAAVGLHEQGILDKYGIRLIGADFDAIQRGEDRQKFKDIVAKIGGESARSKVCFTLDECKQTVADLGYPVVVRPSFTMGGLGSGMAYDEADLERIAGAGLAASPTANVLIEESILGWKEYELELMRDGRDNVVVVCSIENVDPVGVHTGDSVTVAPAMTLTDREYQIMRDQSIAILREVGVDTGGCNIQFAQNPRDGRLVTIEMNPRVSRSSALASKATGFPIAKIAAKLAVGYTLDEILNDITGETPACFEPTLDYVVVKAPRFAFEKFPGADDTLTTTMKSVGEAMSLGRSFAEAFGKVMRSLETKRHGFWTGAPVEGSLAELLEEIKVPRDGRYYLIGRAFELGATVEQVFDSTAVDPWFLEEIKATVDLGAYVRDTDLTPDLVRLAKTHGFSDLQIANLRGIGEDEVRAFRHEHGIRPVYKTVDTCAAEFEAKTPYHYSSYELDPAATSEVVPQTERPKVLILGSGPNRIGQGIEFDYSCVHAALTLSQAGYETVMINCNPETVSTDYDTADRLYFEPLTFEDVLEVYHSEQASGAGGPGVVGVIVQLGGQTPLGLAARLKAAGLPIVGTSPEAIDLAEDRGEFGRVLTEAGLPAPKFGTATTAEGARDVAAGIGYPVLVRPSYVLGGRGMEIVYDEQALLDYIGRATELTPDRPVLVDRFLEDAVEIDVDALCDATGEVFIGGIMEHIEEAGIHSGDSACTLPPTTLGRADIDAVRTATEALARGIGVHGLMNVQYALKDDVLYVLEANPRASRTVPFVSKATAVPLAKACARVMLGQTIAELRDQGILPREGDGSQMPIEAPVSVKEAVLPFNRFRRADGSGVDSLLSPEMKSTGEVMGVDRDFGTAFAKSQTAVSGSLPATGNVFVSVANKDKRALIFPVKRLADLGFSILATAGTADVLRRNGVHVETVLKHSDVIPEGEQSIVEKIKAGEVGLIINTPYGNAGPRVDGYEIRTAAVQASVPCVTTVQGASAAVQGIEAALRGGIGVKSLQDMHAALVNT, encoded by the coding sequence ATGCCACGGCGCACCGATATCCAGCACGTCCTGGTGATCGGCTCGGGCCCGATCGTGATCGGCCAGGCCTGCGAGTTCGACTACTCCGGCACCCAGGCCTGCCGTGTGCTGCGCGCCGAGGGACTGCGCGTGTCGCTGGTGAACTCGAACCCGGCAACGATCATGACCGATCCGGAGTTCGCCGACTCGACCTACATCGAGCCGATCAACCCGGAGTACATCGAGAAGGTCATCATCGCCGAGCGCGATAAGGGCTTCCCGATCGATGCGGTGCTCGCCACTCTGGGTGGCCAGACGGCGCTCAACGCGGCCGTCGGCCTGCACGAACAAGGCATCCTGGACAAGTACGGCATCCGCCTGATCGGCGCCGACTTCGACGCCATCCAGCGCGGTGAGGACCGGCAGAAGTTCAAGGACATCGTCGCCAAGATCGGCGGCGAATCCGCCCGCTCCAAGGTGTGTTTCACGCTCGACGAGTGCAAGCAGACCGTCGCCGACCTCGGCTACCCGGTGGTCGTGCGGCCGTCGTTCACCATGGGTGGTCTCGGGTCCGGCATGGCCTACGACGAGGCCGACCTGGAGCGCATCGCCGGCGCCGGTCTCGCCGCCTCGCCGACCGCGAACGTACTCATCGAGGAGTCGATCCTCGGCTGGAAGGAGTACGAGCTCGAGCTCATGCGCGACGGCCGCGACAACGTCGTGGTCGTCTGCTCCATTGAGAACGTCGACCCCGTGGGTGTGCACACCGGCGACTCGGTCACCGTGGCACCGGCCATGACGCTCACTGACCGCGAGTACCAGATCATGCGCGACCAATCGATCGCGATCCTCCGCGAGGTGGGCGTCGACACCGGCGGTTGCAACATCCAGTTCGCGCAGAACCCGCGCGACGGCCGCCTCGTCACCATCGAGATGAACCCCCGCGTCTCGCGCTCCTCGGCGCTGGCGTCGAAGGCCACCGGCTTCCCGATCGCCAAGATCGCCGCGAAGCTCGCCGTGGGCTACACGCTCGACGAGATCCTCAACGACATCACCGGCGAGACGCCGGCGTGCTTCGAGCCGACCCTCGACTACGTGGTGGTCAAGGCCCCGCGCTTCGCCTTCGAGAAGTTCCCCGGCGCCGACGACACCCTCACCACCACCATGAAGTCCGTCGGCGAGGCGATGAGCCTGGGCCGCAGCTTCGCTGAGGCGTTCGGCAAGGTGATGCGCTCGCTCGAAACAAAGCGTCACGGCTTCTGGACCGGGGCTCCGGTCGAGGGCTCGCTCGCCGAGCTGCTGGAGGAGATCAAGGTCCCGCGCGACGGCCGGTACTACCTGATCGGCCGCGCCTTCGAGTTGGGTGCCACGGTCGAGCAGGTCTTCGATTCGACCGCGGTCGACCCGTGGTTCCTGGAGGAGATCAAGGCCACCGTCGACCTGGGTGCGTACGTCCGGGACACCGACCTGACCCCGGATCTGGTCCGATTGGCCAAGACTCACGGGTTCTCCGATCTGCAGATCGCGAACCTTCGAGGCATCGGCGAAGACGAGGTCCGGGCCTTCCGGCACGAGCACGGCATCCGCCCGGTCTACAAGACCGTCGACACCTGCGCCGCCGAGTTCGAAGCCAAGACCCCGTACCACTACAGCAGCTACGAACTCGATCCGGCGGCCACGAGCGAGGTGGTGCCGCAGACCGAGCGCCCCAAGGTGCTCATCCTGGGCTCGGGCCCGAACCGGATCGGCCAGGGCATCGAATTCGACTACTCGTGTGTGCACGCCGCGCTCACCCTGAGCCAGGCCGGGTACGAGACCGTGATGATCAACTGCAACCCGGAGACGGTGTCCACCGACTACGACACCGCCGACCGGCTCTACTTCGAGCCGCTGACCTTCGAGGACGTGCTCGAGGTGTATCACTCGGAGCAGGCCTCCGGAGCGGGTGGTCCCGGCGTCGTCGGCGTGATCGTGCAGCTCGGTGGACAGACCCCGCTCGGCCTTGCGGCCCGCCTCAAGGCCGCCGGCCTGCCCATCGTCGGTACCTCGCCCGAGGCCATCGACCTCGCCGAGGATCGCGGCGAGTTCGGCCGGGTGCTCACCGAGGCCGGGCTCCCGGCGCCCAAGTTCGGTACCGCGACTACTGCCGAGGGCGCCCGCGATGTCGCCGCCGGGATCGGGTATCCGGTCCTGGTGCGCCCGTCGTATGTGCTCGGCGGCCGCGGTATGGAGATCGTCTACGACGAGCAGGCGCTGCTGGACTACATCGGGCGGGCGACCGAACTGACTCCCGACCGCCCGGTGCTGGTGGACCGTTTCCTGGAGGACGCGGTGGAGATCGATGTCGACGCGCTGTGCGACGCCACCGGCGAGGTCTTCATCGGCGGCATCATGGAGCACATCGAGGAGGCCGGAATCCACTCCGGCGACTCGGCCTGCACCCTGCCGCCCACCACTCTGGGCCGCGCCGACATCGATGCGGTGCGCACCGCCACCGAGGCGCTGGCCCGCGGGATCGGCGTGCACGGCCTGATGAATGTTCAGTACGCGCTCAAGGACGACGTGCTCTACGTCCTCGAGGCGAATCCCCGGGCCTCCCGAACGGTGCCGTTCGTGTCGAAGGCGACTGCTGTGCCGCTGGCCAAGGCGTGTGCCCGCGTGATGCTGGGCCAGACCATCGCGGAACTGCGGGACCAGGGCATCCTGCCGCGCGAGGGGGACGGATCGCAGATGCCGATCGAGGCGCCGGTCTCGGTCAAGGAGGCGGTGCTGCCGTTCAACCGGTTCCGTCGCGCGGACGGCAGCGGTGTGGATTCCCTGCTCTCGCCCGAGATGAAGTCCACCGGCGAGGTGATGGGCGTGGACCGCGACTTCGGCACGGCGTTCGCGAAGTCGCAGACGGCCGTGAGCGGTTCGCTACCGGCTACCGGCAACGTGTTCGTCTCGGTGGCGAACAAGGACAAGCGCGCGCTGATCTTCCCGGTCAAGCGACTCGCGGATCTGGGATTCTCCATCCTGGCTACAGCGGGTACTGCAGATGTGCTGCGCCGCAATGGTGTTCATGTTGAGACCGTGCTCAAGCATTCGGACGTCATCCCCGAGGGTGAGCAGTCGATCGTCGAGAAGATCAAGGCGGGCGAGGTCGGACTGATCATCAACACCCCGTACGGCAATGCCGGTCCGCGAGTGGACGGGTACGAGATCCGAACCGCTGCCGTCCAGGCGTCCGTGCCGTGCGTCACCACCGTCCAGGGTGCCTCGGCGGCGGTCCAGGGCATCGAGGCCGCGCTGCGCGGTGGCATCGGGGTCAAGAGCCTGCAGGACATGCACGCGGCGCTGGTGAACACGTGA